In a single window of the Micromonospora sp. WMMD1155 genome:
- a CDS encoding phosphoadenylyl-sulfate reductase, with protein MSLVSAASLRLVGPGGPTPTDPARRDPDELRALAEQAARDLEGAPALEIARWAAQTFGDRFCVTSSMADAVLAHLVSRVAPGVDVVFLDTGLHFPETLRVRDEVARTLPVNVRSIRPRLTVGQQDGQYGPRLFNKSPDDCCQLRKVEPLERALTGYDAWAAGLRRDESPTRANTPVVTFDARRGKVKVNPIAAWSQRDVDAYIARFNVPVNELFKQGYGSIGCWPCTRRTKAGEDARAGRWAMFEKTECGLHV; from the coding sequence ATGAGTCTCGTCTCCGCCGCGAGTCTGCGCCTGGTCGGTCCGGGTGGCCCGACGCCCACCGATCCGGCCCGGCGCGACCCGGACGAGCTGCGCGCCCTGGCCGAGCAGGCGGCCCGGGACCTGGAGGGTGCCCCGGCTCTGGAGATCGCCCGCTGGGCGGCGCAGACCTTCGGCGACCGGTTCTGCGTCACCAGTTCGATGGCCGACGCCGTACTGGCCCACCTGGTGTCCCGGGTGGCTCCGGGCGTGGACGTGGTCTTCCTCGACACCGGTCTGCACTTCCCCGAGACGCTGCGGGTGCGCGACGAGGTCGCCCGGACGCTTCCGGTGAACGTCAGGTCGATCCGGCCGCGACTCACCGTCGGTCAGCAGGACGGCCAGTACGGCCCCCGGCTGTTCAACAAGTCGCCCGACGACTGCTGCCAACTCCGCAAGGTGGAGCCGCTGGAGCGGGCGCTGACCGGGTACGACGCCTGGGCTGCGGGCCTGCGCCGGGACGAGTCACCGACCCGGGCCAACACGCCCGTGGTGACCTTCGACGCGCGGCGCGGCAAGGTCAAGGTCAACCCGATCGCGGCGTGGTCGCAGCGGGATGTGGACGCCTACATCGCCCGCTTCAACGTGCCGGTGAACGAGCTGTTCAAGCAGGGGTACGGGTCGATCGGCTGCTGGCCGTGCACCCGCCGCACGAAGGCCGGCGAGGACGCGCGGGCCGGGCGCTGGGCCATGTTCGAGAAGACCGAGTGCGGCCTGCACGTCTGA
- a CDS encoding WhiB family transcriptional regulator has product MDWRHHAVCRDEDPELFFPIGTSGPALLQVEQAKAVCRRCSVTDQCLQWALESGQDAGVWGGMSEEERRAVKRRGGLRVLRAHSA; this is encoded by the coding sequence ATGGACTGGCGTCACCATGCTGTCTGCCGCGACGAGGACCCGGAGCTGTTCTTCCCGATCGGGACGTCCGGGCCGGCTCTCCTGCAGGTCGAGCAGGCCAAGGCCGTCTGCCGGCGCTGCTCCGTGACCGACCAGTGCCTGCAGTGGGCGCTCGAGTCCGGTCAGGACGCCGGCGTCTGGGGCGGAATGAGCGAGGAGGAGCGGCGCGCTGTGAAGCGGCGTGGCGGCCTCCGGGTGCTGCGCGCTCACTCCGCCTGA
- a CDS encoding SIS domain-containing protein, whose product MAADIDEQPAGYARLLSAANAAEIARVAAVIAERRPRHVVFTARGTSDHAALYGAYLTEIRLGLPAGLASPSAVTLFGARPDLSDALVVGVSQSGGSPDLAEVLRAARASGALTLAVTNAPDSPLVDVAELSVDIAAGHERAVAATKTYTAELLALLMLVEGIRAGDGVLPAAEREALDALPELAARTLADDTPTRLAPRYRFARQLVTTGRGYAYPTAREAALKLMETSYLPALAFSGADLLHGPLAMTDPEVPVLAVVGSGPGGRSMGEVLPRLGERRADVVVVGSAEVAGATRLAVPEVDERYAPLLDILPLQRLALALALTRGEDPDAPRGLKKVTATM is encoded by the coding sequence ATGGCCGCCGACATCGACGAGCAGCCGGCCGGCTACGCGCGGCTGCTCTCCGCCGCCAACGCCGCCGAGATCGCCCGGGTGGCGGCGGTCATCGCCGAACGTCGCCCTCGGCACGTGGTCTTCACGGCCCGGGGCACGTCCGACCACGCGGCCCTCTACGGGGCGTACCTGACCGAGATCCGGCTCGGCCTGCCCGCCGGGCTCGCCTCGCCCAGCGCGGTCACCCTGTTCGGCGCCCGTCCCGACCTGTCCGACGCGTTGGTCGTCGGGGTCAGCCAGAGTGGCGGTTCGCCCGACCTGGCCGAGGTGCTGCGCGCCGCCCGGGCCTCCGGGGCGCTGACCCTCGCGGTGACCAACGCCCCCGACTCGCCGCTCGTCGACGTGGCCGAGCTGAGCGTCGACATCGCCGCCGGGCACGAGCGGGCGGTGGCCGCCACCAAGACGTACACCGCCGAGCTGCTCGCCCTGCTGATGCTCGTGGAGGGGATCCGGGCCGGCGACGGCGTGCTCCCGGCGGCCGAACGGGAGGCGCTCGACGCGCTGCCCGAACTGGCCGCGCGCACCCTCGCCGACGACACGCCGACCCGGCTCGCGCCGCGCTACCGGTTCGCTCGGCAACTGGTCACCACCGGGCGGGGGTACGCGTACCCGACCGCCCGGGAGGCCGCGTTGAAGCTGATGGAGACGTCGTACCTGCCGGCGCTCGCCTTCTCCGGCGCCGACCTGCTGCACGGCCCGCTCGCGATGACCGACCCGGAGGTCCCGGTGCTCGCCGTCGTCGGTTCCGGCCCCGGTGGACGGTCGATGGGTGAGGTGCTGCCCCGCCTCGGCGAACGCCGCGCCGACGTGGTGGTGGTCGGCTCCGCGGAGGTGGCGGGGGCCACCAGGTTGGCGGTTCCCGAGGTCGACGAGCGCTACGCCCCACTGCTGGACATCCTGCCGTTGCAGCGGTTGGCGTTGGCTCTGGCCCTCACCCGTGGTGAGGACCCGGACGCGCCACGCGGGTTGAAGAAGGTCACCGCGACGATGTGA
- a CDS encoding nitrite/sulfite reductase, whose protein sequence is MAVSSIPARSEDPTARPTRAPRRPRGEGQWALGHREPLNPNERIKKDDDPLNVRARIETIYAHRGFASIDPQDLRGRFRWWGLYTQRKAGIDGGRTAVLEPHELEDEFFMLRVRIDGGQLSLAQLRVIADISREFARDTADITDRQNIQYHWIRVEDMPEIWRRLESVGLQTTEACGDCPRIVLGSPVAGVARDELLDPTPAIDEIVARYVGDKQFSNLPRKFKTSISWLVDTPYESNDIAFLGVDHPEHGPGFDVWVGGGLSTNPMLAQRLGVWVPLAEVPDVWAGVVGIFRDYGYRRLRNRARLKFLVADWGVERFREVLEKDYLGRTLLDGPAPTLPSKPIDHVGVHEQADGRQYVGAAPVVGRVSGAQLSRLADVVEAHGSDRVRLTPYQKLLVLDVPSERTESLVDALRGIGLEARPSAWRRGTMACTGIEYCKLAIVETKARGEELVARLEQRLRDFDADISIHINGCPNACARTQVADIGLKGQLVVGPDGRQVEGFQVHLGGGLGMAQGQTAGFGRKLRGLKTTADELPEYVERLARRYLAGRSEGETFANWVIRVDEEDLR, encoded by the coding sequence ATGGCGGTCAGCAGCATCCCGGCCCGTTCCGAGGACCCGACAGCTCGCCCGACCCGCGCGCCGCGCCGGCCCCGAGGCGAAGGTCAATGGGCACTCGGCCACCGTGAGCCGCTCAACCCCAACGAGCGGATCAAGAAGGACGACGACCCGCTCAACGTCCGAGCGCGCATCGAGACCATCTACGCGCACCGCGGCTTCGCCTCCATCGACCCGCAGGATCTGCGCGGCCGGTTCCGCTGGTGGGGCCTCTACACCCAGCGCAAGGCGGGCATCGACGGCGGGCGCACCGCCGTGCTGGAGCCGCACGAGCTGGAGGACGAGTTCTTCATGCTCCGGGTCCGCATCGACGGCGGCCAGCTCAGCCTGGCCCAGCTCCGGGTGATCGCGGACATCTCCCGGGAGTTCGCGCGGGACACCGCCGACATCACCGACCGGCAGAACATCCAGTACCACTGGATCCGCGTCGAGGACATGCCGGAGATCTGGCGTCGGCTGGAGTCGGTCGGTCTGCAGACCACCGAGGCGTGCGGTGACTGCCCGCGCATCGTGCTGGGCAGCCCGGTCGCCGGGGTGGCCCGCGACGAGCTGCTCGACCCGACCCCGGCGATCGACGAGATCGTCGCGCGGTACGTCGGCGACAAGCAGTTCTCCAACCTGCCCCGCAAGTTCAAGACGTCGATCTCCTGGCTCGTCGACACCCCGTACGAGTCGAACGACATCGCGTTCCTCGGTGTCGACCACCCCGAGCACGGCCCCGGCTTCGACGTCTGGGTCGGCGGTGGCCTCTCCACCAACCCGATGCTCGCCCAACGGCTCGGTGTCTGGGTGCCGCTGGCCGAGGTGCCGGACGTGTGGGCAGGTGTGGTCGGCATCTTCCGCGACTACGGCTACCGCCGGCTGCGCAACCGGGCCCGCCTGAAGTTCCTGGTGGCCGACTGGGGTGTGGAGCGCTTCCGGGAGGTCCTGGAGAAGGACTACCTCGGTCGTACGTTGCTCGACGGCCCGGCACCGACCCTGCCGTCGAAGCCGATCGACCACGTGGGCGTGCACGAGCAGGCCGACGGTCGGCAGTACGTGGGCGCGGCCCCGGTGGTCGGGCGGGTCTCCGGAGCCCAGCTCAGCCGACTGGCCGACGTGGTCGAGGCGCACGGCAGCGACCGGGTGCGCCTCACCCCGTACCAGAAGTTGCTGGTGCTCGACGTGCCGTCGGAGCGGACGGAGTCGCTCGTCGACGCGCTGCGCGGGATCGGCCTGGAAGCCCGGCCCTCGGCCTGGCGGCGCGGCACGATGGCGTGCACCGGCATCGAGTACTGCAAGCTCGCGATCGTCGAGACGAAGGCCCGCGGCGAGGAGTTGGTGGCCCGGCTGGAGCAGCGGCTGCGCGACTTCGACGCGGACATCTCGATCCACATCAACGGTTGCCCGAACGCGTGCGCGCGCACCCAGGTGGCCGACATCGGTCTCAAGGGTCAGCTGGTGGTCGGCCCGGACGGTCGGCAGGTGGAGGGCTTCCAGGTGCACCTGGGTGGCGGGTTGGGCATGGCGCAGGGGCAGACCGCCGGGTTCGGGCGCAAGCTGCGTGGTCTGAAGACCACCGCCGATGAGCTTCCGGAGTACGTGGAACGGCTGGCCCGCCGCTACCTGGCCGGTCGGAGCGAGGGCGAGACGTTCGCCAACTGGGTGATCAGAGTCGACGAGGAGGACCTGCGGTGA
- a CDS encoding tetratricopeptide repeat protein, protein MPEGTDDAALSATEELALARLALDEGDVHHAAGHLAGALARAPTLPEVHETLARLAAVSDGGLDLFPINHHTFVGAVVARAHLLATAGRPAEGLELLAAATAYAPGAPWAEVPWVTAPELAERLDPEHIARVLMQVCAALPDPVPRLGRGALTPYLTLARNAVTVHPEHSLLLGAASALARRIGEAALAVRWAARGVRAQQSKMGEVWLGYAYRSAGRTHDGLAALGRAVELDPDDLAIYADIAGTLADSGRLDEALEWAERALARDPSFDCAVHTAHRLRHLRDGDLTHLVALADFVRDHPDDSHEHGDLAQCCRARPWLGQLTPADGPLLDAMRQAVADDDNGLGGAVRLAAPAPPSAVRTATSAAPGLRIEVVGGASEPDPREPRRASAQQLWRYADDVPTPALPTPSATAVERIGQIAHPAWPHPPAAYDAAVSLAGLDVADLLGLLVHPPAAPANGVGRLLAAHDPSVWVRGVQVWACLGLLHHRTDEPWEGSTRRRVLLDLVWGVEDWITEAAMFALVTAAWVDPSARSDVARVVAERLADAAAVARTRPVPIAASLAHLALAAPELDPATAALATELLGARSARVPRPRNPLRRLWRRLLRR, encoded by the coding sequence GTGCCCGAGGGAACGGACGATGCCGCGCTCTCCGCGACGGAGGAGCTGGCGCTGGCCCGGCTGGCCCTGGACGAGGGCGACGTGCACCACGCCGCGGGCCACCTCGCCGGGGCGTTGGCGCGGGCTCCCACCCTGCCCGAGGTGCACGAGACGCTGGCCCGGCTCGCCGCGGTGAGCGACGGCGGCCTCGACCTCTTCCCGATCAACCACCACACGTTCGTGGGTGCCGTCGTCGCCCGCGCCCACCTGCTCGCCACCGCCGGTCGACCCGCCGAAGGGCTGGAGCTGTTGGCCGCGGCTACCGCGTACGCGCCCGGCGCACCGTGGGCCGAAGTCCCCTGGGTCACCGCGCCCGAGCTGGCCGAACGGCTGGACCCGGAGCACATCGCCCGCGTCCTCATGCAGGTGTGCGCCGCACTGCCCGACCCCGTGCCACGGCTCGGCCGGGGGGCCCTGACGCCGTACCTGACACTGGCCCGCAACGCGGTCACCGTGCACCCCGAGCACAGCCTGCTGCTGGGTGCGGCGTCCGCGCTGGCCCGGCGCATCGGCGAAGCCGCCCTGGCGGTCCGCTGGGCCGCCCGAGGGGTACGCGCACAACAGTCGAAGATGGGCGAGGTCTGGCTCGGGTACGCGTACCGCAGCGCCGGCCGGACCCACGACGGCCTCGCGGCTCTCGGTCGGGCCGTCGAGCTGGACCCCGACGACCTGGCGATCTACGCGGACATCGCCGGCACCCTGGCCGACAGCGGCCGGCTGGACGAGGCGCTGGAGTGGGCCGAGCGGGCGCTGGCACGCGACCCGTCGTTCGACTGCGCGGTGCACACCGCACACCGCCTGCGGCACCTGCGCGACGGCGACCTTACCCACCTGGTCGCGCTCGCGGACTTCGTCCGGGACCACCCCGACGACAGCCACGAGCACGGCGACCTGGCCCAGTGCTGCCGGGCCCGGCCCTGGCTGGGTCAGCTGACACCGGCCGACGGCCCGCTACTCGACGCGATGCGCCAAGCGGTGGCCGACGACGACAACGGCCTGGGCGGCGCCGTACGCCTGGCCGCCCCCGCCCCGCCGAGCGCCGTCCGGACGGCGACGTCGGCCGCCCCCGGGCTGCGGATCGAGGTCGTCGGGGGGGCGTCGGAACCGGACCCGCGCGAGCCTCGGCGGGCGTCCGCGCAGCAGTTGTGGCGGTACGCGGACGACGTACCCACGCCCGCCCTGCCGACCCCGTCGGCGACGGCCGTCGAACGGATCGGGCAGATCGCGCATCCGGCGTGGCCCCACCCACCCGCGGCGTACGACGCGGCGGTGAGCCTGGCCGGTCTGGACGTGGCCGACCTGCTCGGCCTGCTGGTGCACCCGCCCGCGGCCCCGGCCAACGGGGTGGGTCGACTGCTGGCCGCCCACGACCCGTCGGTCTGGGTCCGGGGTGTGCAGGTGTGGGCCTGCCTGGGTCTGCTGCACCACCGCACGGATGAGCCGTGGGAGGGTTCGACCCGCCGCCGGGTGCTGCTCGACCTGGTCTGGGGCGTCGAGGACTGGATCACCGAGGCGGCGATGTTCGCCCTGGTCACCGCAGCCTGGGTGGACCCCTCGGCGCGCTCGGACGTGGCGCGGGTGGTGGCGGAACGGCTCGCCGACGCGGCCGCCGTGGCGCGGACCCGGCCGGTCCCGATCGCCGCCTCACTGGCCCACCTGGCGCTCGCCGCCCCGGAGTTGGACCCGGCCACCGCGGCACTCGCCACCGAACTGCTCGGCGCGCGTTCCGCCCGGGTCCCCCGTCCCCGCAATCCGCTCCGCCGCCTCTGGCGACGCCTGCTTCGCCGGTAG
- a CDS encoding glycosyltransferase family 39 protein, whose amino-acid sequence MGGLSDKSSGAAWDHLRRLPVWLPPALVTLAVTVTGLGSAQLWRDELATWSAATRSPTDLARLADTIDAATGPYYLLMHVLTRIVGDSTIALRAPAVLAMTVAAGLLAVLGAQLVDRRCGLFAGLLFAVLPGTSRYGQEARPYALATMLAVLATLLLVTALRRPTWARWAGYAAAITALGLIHLIALTVLAAHALVVALAWWRGPADAGVGTRGHTTVVRDRRLWRWVAAVVPVVLLAGPLLVKARTQQSRQLNWVGLARLDDLTALPGGVAQSSVVGGLLLGVAALGAARLGRRALLPVSAVLLPVLLLFAAGAAVPLWVPRYLVFVVPFACLLAGAAMASVAAPAALAVVVLAGLLGLPDQAALRRTHEWPRNAPVDYAGVARVIGDGHRPGDAVVYSPRHSWLFLDLGIEYHLHDPPRDVLVTEDEARRGDLWAAECPQPAQCLAGTPRVWLVVTGRHTDPLTAVPGAKGDALRAQFTVTQVWPRPGLTVALLTRRPGI is encoded by the coding sequence GTGGGCGGATTGTCCGACAAGTCGAGCGGGGCGGCGTGGGACCACCTGCGCCGCCTACCGGTCTGGCTCCCCCCGGCACTGGTGACCCTGGCGGTGACGGTGACCGGGCTGGGCTCCGCCCAACTCTGGCGCGACGAGCTGGCCACCTGGAGCGCGGCCACCCGGTCACCCACCGATCTGGCCCGGCTGGCCGACACCATCGACGCCGCCACCGGGCCGTATTACCTGCTGATGCACGTCTTGACCAGGATCGTCGGCGACTCCACGATCGCCCTGCGCGCGCCGGCGGTGCTGGCGATGACCGTGGCGGCCGGGCTGCTCGCCGTGCTCGGCGCACAGCTCGTCGACCGGCGCTGCGGTCTCTTCGCCGGTCTGCTGTTCGCTGTCCTGCCCGGCACCTCCCGCTACGGCCAGGAGGCCCGCCCGTACGCGCTGGCCACCATGCTCGCGGTGCTCGCCACACTGCTGCTGGTGACCGCGCTGCGCCGCCCGACCTGGGCCCGTTGGGCCGGATACGCCGCCGCGATCACCGCACTCGGACTCATCCACCTGATCGCTCTCACAGTGCTCGCCGCGCACGCGCTGGTCGTCGCGCTCGCCTGGTGGCGCGGGCCCGCCGATGCGGGCGTCGGCACTCGGGGCCACACCACAGTGGTGCGGGACCGGCGGTTGTGGCGGTGGGTGGCCGCCGTGGTTCCGGTGGTGCTGCTGGCCGGTCCGTTGCTGGTCAAGGCCCGGACCCAGCAGTCCCGGCAGCTGAACTGGGTCGGTCTGGCTCGGCTGGACGACCTGACCGCGCTGCCCGGCGGCGTGGCCCAGAGCAGTGTGGTGGGCGGCTTACTGCTCGGGGTGGCCGCGCTGGGCGCGGCCCGGCTCGGACGGCGCGCTCTGCTACCGGTGAGCGCGGTACTGCTGCCTGTGCTGCTGCTCTTCGCCGCCGGCGCTGCCGTACCCCTGTGGGTGCCCCGGTACCTGGTCTTCGTGGTGCCCTTCGCGTGCCTGCTGGCGGGCGCGGCCATGGCTTCGGTGGCCGCACCGGCCGCGCTCGCCGTGGTGGTCCTGGCCGGGCTGCTCGGCCTGCCCGACCAGGCCGCGCTGCGGCGGACCCACGAGTGGCCGCGCAACGCGCCGGTGGACTACGCGGGCGTGGCACGGGTGATCGGTGACGGTCACCGGCCGGGCGACGCGGTGGTCTACTCGCCCCGACACAGCTGGCTATTCCTCGACCTCGGCATCGAATACCACCTCCACGACCCGCCCCGCGATGTGCTGGTCACCGAGGACGAGGCCCGCCGGGGGGACCTGTGGGCCGCCGAGTGCCCCCAACCGGCGCAGTGCCTGGCCGGTACGCCACGGGTCTGGCTGGTCGTCACCGGCCGACACACCGATCCGCTGACCGCCGTGCCCGGCGCCAAGGGCGACGCGCTCCGCGCACAGTTCACCGTCACCCAGGTCTGGCCGCGCCCTGGCCTGACCGTCGCCCTACTGACCAGACGGCCCGGCATCTGA
- a CDS encoding diacylglycerol kinase family protein, producing MRAVLVVNPKATTTSERSRDVLVRALRSEVDLSVRYTRRRGHAMALAREAAAEGVDLVVTLGGDGTVNEVVNGLMTADPPKLGDDASMAERLPALATVPGGSTNVFARALGLPREWPEATSMILEGLRLGRSRTVGLGRADDRYFTFCAGFGLDAAVIHRVEQARRKGRVSTPTLYLRSIMNQYFLASDRRHPAISLERPGEQPEAELATVIIQNTAPWTYLGDREVNPNPAASFDLGLDVLALRQLRVASTTRTVTQFLSRRPDPRGRQVLRLHDTPEFTLVSSRPQAFQLDGDYLGEREKVRFTSVPAALRVIC from the coding sequence ATGCGGGCCGTCCTGGTGGTCAATCCAAAGGCCACCACCACCAGCGAACGCAGCCGGGACGTGCTTGTCCGGGCGCTGCGCAGCGAAGTCGACCTCAGCGTGCGCTACACCCGTCGGCGTGGGCACGCCATGGCGTTGGCCCGGGAGGCCGCCGCGGAGGGCGTCGACCTGGTCGTCACCCTGGGTGGCGACGGCACGGTGAACGAGGTGGTGAACGGTCTGATGACGGCCGACCCGCCGAAACTCGGCGACGACGCCTCGATGGCCGAGCGGCTGCCCGCGCTGGCGACCGTTCCGGGCGGCAGCACCAATGTGTTCGCCCGCGCGCTGGGTCTGCCCCGGGAGTGGCCGGAGGCGACCAGCATGATCCTGGAAGGGCTGCGGCTGGGCCGGAGCCGGACGGTGGGGCTGGGCCGCGCGGACGACCGCTACTTCACGTTCTGCGCCGGGTTCGGCCTGGACGCCGCGGTGATCCACCGGGTGGAGCAGGCTCGGCGCAAGGGGCGGGTGTCCACGCCGACGCTGTACCTGCGCTCGATCATGAACCAGTATTTTCTCGCCTCGGACCGGCGGCATCCCGCGATCAGCCTGGAGCGTCCGGGTGAGCAGCCGGAGGCCGAGTTGGCCACCGTCATCATCCAGAACACGGCGCCCTGGACGTACCTGGGCGACCGGGAGGTCAACCCGAACCCGGCGGCGTCGTTCGATCTCGGGCTGGACGTACTGGCGTTGCGTCAGCTCCGGGTGGCTAGCACAACACGGACAGTGACGCAGTTCCTGTCCCGGCGGCCCGATCCGCGAGGTCGGCAGGTGTTACGACTCCATGACACGCCGGAGTTCACCCTGGTCTCCAGCCGTCCGCAGGCGTTCCAGCTGGACGGCGACTATCTCGGCGAGCGGGAGAAAGTCAGATTCACCTCCGTTCCGGCCGCACTGAGAGTAATCTGCTAG
- a CDS encoding PAS domain-containing sensor histidine kinase produces the protein MSTLRDLAEEHTHLRPADIDHLHRIAGDWQLLSDLSFADLLLWVPVDADGTFLCVAQVRPTTAPTAYQDDQVGRIVGGPEVAHLGVAYSQGRIWREGDPVWYGDVPARHEAIPVRLRTVEGEAGEVIAVVGRDTNLSTARTPSQLELNYLTTADDLAQMIADGTFPPPRHPGETTSAPRVGDGLVRLDAGGKVTYASPNAQSAYRRLGYASHLVGEDLAALHRRLAGDPLDGTEAANGILAALRGEAPPRREIDARGATMLTRALPLMPAGVPIGALVLVRDITEVRRRDRALITKDATIREIHHRVKNNLQTVAALLRLQARRVAMPEARVALEESVRRVASIALVHETLSMSSDEAVEFDGIVDRVASAATEVAATEVSVGMRRRGSFGVLPAEIATSLVMVLNELLLNAVEHGFPPSDEADEPLTAAASGMVPVAVPEVDPELRPEVVVSAHRFRKMLHVSVADNGRGLPPGFDAERAGRLGLQIVRALVTGELRGTIELRAGANGGTEAVLVVPLARNAPDGRSQG, from the coding sequence GTGTCCACGCTGCGCGACCTCGCCGAGGAGCACACCCATCTCCGTCCGGCCGACATCGACCACCTGCACCGCATCGCCGGCGACTGGCAACTGCTCTCCGATCTGTCCTTCGCCGACCTGCTGCTCTGGGTGCCGGTCGACGCCGACGGCACGTTCCTCTGCGTCGCCCAGGTCCGCCCGACCACCGCACCCACCGCGTACCAGGACGACCAGGTGGGGCGCATCGTCGGCGGGCCGGAGGTGGCGCACCTGGGCGTGGCGTACTCCCAGGGCCGGATCTGGCGGGAGGGCGACCCGGTCTGGTACGGCGACGTGCCGGCCCGACACGAGGCGATCCCGGTCCGGTTGCGGACCGTCGAGGGGGAGGCCGGTGAGGTGATCGCCGTGGTGGGGCGGGACACCAACCTGTCCACCGCGCGTACGCCCAGCCAGCTGGAACTCAACTACCTGACCACCGCGGACGACCTGGCGCAGATGATCGCGGACGGCACCTTCCCGCCGCCCCGGCATCCGGGCGAGACCACCTCCGCACCCCGGGTCGGCGACGGCCTGGTCCGGCTCGACGCCGGGGGGAAGGTCACCTACGCCAGCCCGAACGCCCAGTCCGCGTACCGCCGGTTGGGCTACGCCTCCCACCTGGTGGGCGAAGATCTGGCCGCGCTGCATCGCCGACTGGCTGGTGACCCGCTGGACGGCACCGAGGCGGCGAACGGCATCCTGGCCGCGCTGCGGGGTGAGGCGCCGCCCCGACGCGAGATCGACGCACGAGGTGCCACGATGCTCACCCGGGCGTTGCCGTTGATGCCCGCCGGGGTGCCGATCGGCGCGCTGGTGCTGGTCCGGGACATCACCGAGGTCCGCCGCCGCGACCGGGCCCTGATCACCAAGGACGCCACCATCCGGGAGATCCACCACCGGGTGAAGAACAACCTTCAGACGGTGGCCGCGCTGCTGCGCCTGCAGGCCCGCCGGGTGGCCATGCCGGAGGCGCGGGTCGCGCTGGAGGAGTCGGTACGCCGGGTCGCCTCGATCGCCCTGGTGCACGAGACGCTCTCCATGTCCAGCGACGAGGCGGTCGAGTTCGATGGCATCGTCGACCGGGTCGCCAGCGCGGCGACCGAGGTCGCGGCGACCGAGGTGAGCGTCGGCATGCGACGGCGGGGCAGTTTCGGCGTGCTGCCGGCGGAGATCGCCACCTCGCTGGTGATGGTCCTCAACGAGTTGCTGCTCAACGCCGTCGAGCACGGCTTCCCGCCGAGCGACGAGGCGGACGAGCCTTTGACCGCCGCTGCCTCCGGAATGGTGCCGGTCGCCGTGCCCGAGGTCGACCCGGAGCTGCGACCCGAGGTGGTGGTCTCGGCGCATCGGTTCCGCAAGATGCTGCACGTCTCGGTGGCCGACAACGGGCGCGGTCTGCCACCGGGCTTCGACGCCGAACGTGCCGGTCGACTCGGCCTCCAGATCGTCCGGGCCCTGGTCACCGGGGAGTTGCGCGGCACCATCGAGTTGCGCGCCGGAGCCAACGGCGGCACCGAGGCGGTGCTGGTCGTCCCGCTGGCGCGTAACGCCCCGGACGGTCGCTCGCAAGGTTGA
- a CDS encoding CbiX/SirB N-terminal domain-containing protein has product MTSPATTPTGPGAAGGADPVVLVAHGSRDPRAAEATRALARAVSAARPGTPVWASWLDHTDPGPTAVLRDLAVAGHRRAVLVPLLLTAAYHHRVDIPAAVAAAAQSGPPLAVRVTDVLGPADGTVDAGLLGGLRRRLDEACPGRFDALVLAAAGTRDARARRSVGRVADALAQDLGVPCRVAYASAAPPAAGVAVSRLRAAGARRVAVCAYFLAPGLFHDAVAEAARSAGAVSVAGPLTDAPELVELVLRRVDDRPVPASTG; this is encoded by the coding sequence CTGACCTCACCCGCGACGACCCCGACCGGCCCGGGCGCGGCCGGCGGGGCCGATCCGGTGGTGCTCGTCGCGCATGGCAGCCGTGACCCACGAGCTGCCGAAGCCACCCGGGCGTTGGCCCGGGCCGTGTCGGCGGCCCGCCCGGGCACGCCGGTGTGGGCGAGCTGGCTGGACCACACCGACCCGGGGCCGACAGCGGTGCTGCGTGACCTGGCGGTGGCCGGTCACCGTCGGGCGGTGCTGGTGCCGCTGCTGCTGACTGCCGCGTACCACCATCGGGTGGACATCCCGGCGGCGGTCGCCGCGGCGGCGCAGAGCGGACCACCGCTCGCGGTACGGGTGACCGACGTGCTCGGCCCGGCGGACGGGACGGTCGACGCGGGGCTGCTGGGCGGGTTGCGCCGCCGGCTCGACGAGGCGTGTCCGGGCCGCTTCGACGCGCTGGTGCTGGCGGCGGCGGGCACCCGGGACGCGCGGGCGCGCCGGTCGGTGGGTCGGGTCGCGGACGCGCTCGCCCAGGATCTCGGGGTGCCGTGCCGGGTGGCGTACGCCTCGGCGGCTCCGCCGGCGGCGGGAGTGGCGGTGTCCCGGCTGCGGGCGGCCGGCGCGCGGCGAGTCGCGGTGTGCGCGTACTTCCTGGCACCCGGTCTGTTTCACGACGCGGTGGCCGAGGCGGCTCGATCGGCGGGCGCGGTGTCGGTCGCCGGACCGTTGACCGACGCGCCGGAGTTGGTCGAGTTGGTGTTGCGGCGGGTCGACGACCGGCCGGTGCCCGCGTCGACGGGGTGA